In Porites lutea chromosome 7, jaPorLute2.1, whole genome shotgun sequence, a single window of DNA contains:
- the LOC140943518 gene encoding sphingosine 1-phosphate receptor 2-like, which yields MINITTLQQPWDNIFCSVNLTKGIRSQLVSLSAANIFLSTTAFLENILILVALHKTTSLHPPSKLLYRNLAITDLCVGIVAQPLMAGYMIAAVNEEWAICRNVLVAGFTASCIVGSASLLTITSISLDRLLALLLRQKYRQVVTLRRIYALVAGLWVVSIVATALQFWKHHLTLWYGCIVIQLCLVLSTISYAKIFITLRSKTIHNDRQYRKAVSSALCVYLAIVICFVPSAVVWALSTKRERSSSLAVAELTTTTFAFFNSSLNPVLYCWKIVELRKAVKDTIGQLCSRIIGCFV from the coding sequence ATGATCAATATTACAACATTACAACAACCATGGGACAACATTTTCTGCTCGGTGAATTTAACCAAAGGGATACGAAGCCAACTAGTATCTCTTTCCGCGGCAAACATTTTTCTGTCCACCACTGCATTTCTGGAGAATATTCTGATTCTAGTTGCTCTTCACAAGACGACatcacttcatccgccgtcaAAACTCCTTTATCGTAACCtggcgataactgatctctgtgttggtatcgTTGCACAACCTCTCATGGCAGGATATATGATAGCTGCAGTGAATGAAGAATGGGCTATTTGCCGTAACGTGCTGGTCGCAGGTTTTACCGCTAGTTGCATTGTAGGTTCTGCGTCTTTGTTAACCATAACTTCAATAAGcttggacagacttctcgctctTTTGCTAAGGCAaaaatacagacaagttgtaactttaaGGCGGATTTATGCACTTGTCGCTGGTCTGTGGGTCGTGTCCATTGTGGCTACAGCACTACAATTTTGGAAACATCATTTAACTTTATGGTATGGCTGCATAGTCATTCAATTGTGTCTGGTCTTATCAACGATCTCTTACGCAAAAATTTTCATCACTCTCCGTAGCAAAACAATTCACAACGACAGGCAATACAGAAAGGCGGTCTCCAGTGCTTTGTGTGTGTATCTTGCAATTGTCATCTGTTTTGTGCCGAGTGCTGTTGTATGGGCCTTGTCGACTAAAAGAGAGCGGTCTTCTTCCCTTGCTGTTGCTGAGTTAACGACAACTACTTTCGCGTTCTTCAACTCTTCATTGAACCCGGTACTTTACTGCTGGAAGATTGTAGAACTAAGAAAAGCAGTCAAGGACACAATAGGACAACTTTGCTCTCGTATTATTGGTTGTTTTGTGTAA
- the LOC140943168 gene encoding adenosine receptor A3-like, producing the protein MMTNFTGDENHQTFEELHCSGELTAGIEHQLIFLSVLNIVLSFTAFFGNVLILVALHKESSLHSSSKVLYRNLAITDLCVGLTVEPLHVVWSLSVVNERWNTCRHAFLGAFTMAYILCAVSLFTMTAISVDRLLALLLGLRYKHFVTLQRTYLTVLAFWVISIACALMQFWNYLITLWGGYIGISVCLVTSTVCYTKIFFTLRYHFNNQDQPSGTISLNIARYKKAVSGAFWVQLMLVLCYLPQGIVDALVTQRGLSSSVYIARSLTVTLLYLNSSLNPILYCWKIKGVRNAVKDTLKQLLCLS; encoded by the coding sequence ATGATGACCAATTTTACTGGAGATGAGAACCACCAAACATTCGAGGAGCTGCACTGCTCTGGAGAACTGACCGCTGGAATAGAACACCAGCTGATCTTTCTGTCGGTGTTAAATATTGTCCTGTCCTTTACTGCATTTTTCGGGAATGTTCTGATCCTAGTCGCTCTTCACAAGGAGTCGTCGCTTCATTCTTCATCCAAAGTTTTGTATCGCAACTTGGCGATAACTGACCTCTGTGTGGGTCTCACTGTAGAGCCGCTTCATGTCGTTTGGAGCTTATCGGTGGTAAACGAACGATGGAACACATGCCGCCATGCATTTCTAGGCGCTTTCACCATGGCCTATATCTTGTGCGCAGTGTCTTTGTTTACAATGACTGCGATAAGCGTAGATAGACTTCTCGCCCTGTTGTTGGGGCTGAGATACAAACACTTTGTTACCTTGCAGCGTACATATCTAACTGTTCTGGCATTCTGGGTTATATCAATAGCCTGCGCATTGATGCAGTTTTGGAATTACCTTATAACCTTATGGGGTGGCTACATAGGGATATCAGTGTGTCTCGTCACATCGACAGTTTGTTACACCAAGATTTTCTTTACTCTGCGTTATCATTTCAATAATCAAGATCAACCGAGCGGAACAATTTCGTTGAACATAGCACGCTACAAAAAGGCAGTGTCTGGCGCATTTTGGGTACAACTAATGCTTGTTCTCTGCTACCTTCCACAAGGTATAGTGGACGCTTTGGTGACtcaaagagggctttcttcTTCAGTTTACATTGCAAGATCTCTGACAGTGACTTTGCTCTACTTAAACTCGTCACTGAACCCGATTCTCTACTGCTGGAAAATTAAGGGAGTGAGAAACGCAGTGAAGGACACGCTAAAACAACTTCTCTGTTTATCGTAA